In one Candidatus Hydrogenedentota bacterium genomic region, the following are encoded:
- a CDS encoding ABC transporter ATP-binding protein, with product MVETRSLTKRYNTFTALKELNLTLEVGDIFGFIGPNGAGKTTTIRILSTLLAPTSGAAFIDGIDVTKQPYEIKRILGYMPDSFGVYDGMRLREYLDFFGAAYKIPSKKRKTIIDDVLALTDLTSKAFDFVSAFSRGMKQRCCLAKTLLHDPKVLLLDEPASGLDPRARIEMRELLKTLQGMGKTILISSHILSELGDMCNKIGIIEHGTLLACGDFREILNSLQQEREVRIEVIAGEDDAMRILEATPGVSNLERSGSEFNFVSQLDRIALANLNTSLVSAGVKVLSFSQDEGTLEDVFLHVTKGGL from the coding sequence ATCGTAGAGACCCGTTCGCTGACCAAACGATACAACACGTTTACCGCGCTGAAGGAATTGAATCTGACGCTCGAAGTAGGCGACATCTTCGGCTTCATCGGCCCGAACGGCGCGGGGAAGACAACAACGATTCGCATCCTCTCGACACTGCTCGCGCCCACATCGGGTGCAGCGTTTATCGACGGGATCGACGTGACCAAACAACCGTATGAGATTAAGAGGATTCTCGGGTACATGCCCGACTCGTTCGGCGTGTACGACGGGATGCGCTTGCGGGAGTACCTCGATTTTTTCGGCGCGGCGTACAAAATTCCAAGCAAGAAGCGGAAGACGATTATCGACGACGTGCTGGCGTTGACGGACCTCACATCAAAGGCGTTCGATTTTGTCAGTGCGTTTTCGCGCGGCATGAAGCAGCGGTGCTGCCTGGCAAAGACGCTGCTGCACGATCCGAAGGTGCTCCTGCTCGACGAACCCGCGAGCGGGCTCGATCCGCGCGCGCGCATCGAAATGCGCGAACTACTGAAGACGTTGCAGGGAATGGGCAAGACCATTTTAATTTCGTCGCATATCCTCTCCGAACTCGGCGACATGTGCAACAAAATCGGGATCATCGAGCATGGAACGCTGTTGGCGTGCGGCGATTTCCGCGAGATTCTGAACTCGCTCCAACAGGAGCGCGAGGTGCGCATCGAGGTGATTGCGGGGGAGGACGACGCGATGCGCATCCTCGAAGCGACGCCCGGGGTAAGCAATCTCGAGCGCTCCGGCAGTGAATTCAACTTCGTGTCGCAACTCGACCGCATCGCGCTCGCAAACCTGAACACGTCGCTCGTGTCCGCGGGCGTGAAAGTACTGTCGTTCAGCCAGGACGAAGGCACGCTCGAGGACGTGTTCCTGCACGTTACGAAGGGAGGGTTGTAA